Sequence from the Prunus persica cultivar Lovell chromosome G5, Prunus_persica_NCBIv2, whole genome shotgun sequence genome:
AGGATATTCTGGTTGGGTTGCTGCGACTGAGAAAGTGTGGCCGGAATACGTCTTGTCCCGAACTCATGGGGAAGTGCTCTATTGTTCGTGAACTCCATGTTTATGGAACTGCTGTCCCAGTTCATGGGCGGGATGCTGACAAGCTGCAACATCAGGTAATGTAGCTTGTATACATCAACTGTTTCATGCCACTCCAAGTGTTGTTCTCTCTAACATGTTTATGGTCTAAATGATTCAAACAGGGCTATGGGACACTTTTGATGGAGGAGGCCGAGCGGATCGCGAGCAGGGAGCATAGATCCACAAAGATCGCTGTTATTTCGGGCGTAGGAACTCGTCATTACTATAGGAAATTAGGCTATGAGCTTGAAGGGCCTTATATGGTGAAACACCTTGTATGAGAAGATCATGACCAGTGTAAAACAATTTTGTAACATTAATTTTAAGAGTTTGTAACTCCCAATACGTAATCAGTTTGTATGGTTTGACCCAATATGCTCTTACTCATTgggttcaattttttatttttaaaatccattATTTTCAGAAAGCGGAATATCCAAATCTTAATATTGAATATGTCACTAATAAGTTATTGTTTACAATGGTATAAATATTGAAATTCACAAAACGGCGTCGTCCTTCCTTTTCCTGTAAACCGGCCGTTGCAGCATTCTCTCACTCTTATAACAAGCTGAAGCTATCGCGCTGCTCGTTTTATCTCCACTCTAAACAATGCTTAAATCAAGCTTCACTCCAATTTTCTCATCCCTTCCCGCCAAACCGTTATCGCCAAAACCACTGCCTAACGCTATCTTTAGCTGCTTCACACACACTGCGCCAACTGTTCGTCAAAATGCCTCACCCAACACCCCCACCACTATTCTTCCACCTCCTACTTCCGCTTACATCCACCTCCCTTTCTGCCGAAAGCGCTGTCACTACTGTGACTTCACAATCGTCGCTCTGGGCTCTTCTTCCAACCAAACCGAGGACGACCCGCGAATGATCAACTACGTTCAATTACTTTGCCGAGAAATCAATGCAATGAAAGCCGAAAATAAGGCCAACCCGCCTCTGGAAACGGTCTTTTTCGGGGGCGGCACGCCTTCTCTTGTGCCACCCAAGCTTGTTTCTTCCATTTTGGATACGTTGAGGTTGAAATTTGGGTTGAGTTCGGACTCTGAGATATCTATGGAAATGGACCCTGGGACTTTTGATgctaagaaaatgaaggacaTGATGGAGTTGGGTGTGAACAGGGTGTCTTTGGGAGTTCAGGCATTTCAAGAAGAGTTGTTGAAAGCTTGTGGTAGAGCACATGGTCTTAGGGAGGTTTATGAGGCCATTGAGATTGTTGGGTCATGTGGGGTTGAGAATTGGAGTATGGATATTATCTCTTCTCTGCCTCACCAGACCCCAGAAATGTGGGAAGAGAGTTTGAGGCTAACTGTTGAAGCTTGTCCTACCCATGTGTCTGTATATGATTTGCAAGTGGAGCAAGGCACAAAATTTGGATTGTTGTAAGTAAATAGATTCAGTGATGAAATTTGTAGTTTAGCTTTTCTAATGAATTTGATTCTGAATAGTAGTTTTTTTGTAGGTACACACCAGGGGAGTTCCCATTGCCGTCGGAAACACGGTCATCTGAGTTCTATAGGATGGCATCAAGGACGCTTTCTGATGCGGGTTATAACCACTATGAAATAAGCAGTTACTGCAAGAGTGGATATCATTGCAAACACAATCTTACTTATTGGAAGAACAAACCTTTCTATGCTTTTGGCCTTGGCTCTGCTAGCTACGTTGATGGTGTGAGGTTTTCAAGGCCAAAAAGGATGAAAGAGTACACGGGTTATGTGGAGAATTTGGAAAATGGGTTGGTGGATAGCTGTGAGAGTAATCGTTCTGCTCAGGACATGGCCACGGATGTTCTCATGCTCTCTCTTAGAACTTCAAGAGGTCTGGATTTGAAGTCGTTTGGAGAAGAATATGGAAGCTCTCTTGTTCTCGCTCTCTGCAAGGCCTATAAACCTTATGTTGAAAGTGGGCATGTGGTTTTCTTGGATGAGCATCGAAGGGCCATGGCTGCAGATGAACTCAATGCCTTGCTAGTAAACGAGGACAAGATTGAAAGAAGTCCTGCCTACATTCGTCTTAGTGATCCGGATGGTTTTCTTTTATCGAATGAATTGATATCGCTTGCATTTGCGGTTGTAGCTCCATAAGCTAAGTGGAAGCCCATGTACCTTCCGCATCTGGTGATGGAGTGGAACAAGCACTcaaatagtatttttataGCTCAAGGTGATATGTTGAAGGCTTTCCTACATGAGAGAATTCAACTCTTCCATCTATCAGTATTCGGCAGCGAAGAAAATGGCGCGGCAGAGAATCCTGGAGATAAGCGACCGGCTTAGCTTATCCATCCTCATACCAATTGTTTTCAGCTGATGAAAGAAGAAACTAAGCATAAACAATTTGCCTGCATCGGGAAGGCATTGTGGAGCAAAGTATGACGAAGTTGACTGAAACATCGAGTAGTAAAAGCCCATCGCTCATCAAAGATAAGATGATTCTATATAGCAGATAATTTTAGAGCTAATGGCTACAGAAATTAGCCTTtgcaattaaatattatatttggaCTTATATGTTGTTTATGGTTCTCCTTGCGACTATCTATAATAAAGCAGATAATTTcagtgttttatttttcttcttttatttgctAAAGTTAAAAATTCGAACCAGGGAATTCATAAATATACAAGCATTAGTATGAAATTTCCCAGCCAAAACCTCTTATAAGTTGTAACAAATCTTCAACTGTTAGAAAATGAATGCACTC
This genomic interval carries:
- the LOC109949156 gene encoding uncharacterized protein LOC109949156; this translates as MLKSSFTPIFSSLPAKPLSPKPLPNAIFSCFTHTAPTVRQNASPNTPTTILPPPTSAYIHLPFCRKRCHYCDFTIVALGSSSNQTEDDPRMINYVQLLCREINAMKAENKANPPLETVFFGGGTPSLVPPKLVSSILDTLRLKFGLSSDSEISMEMDPGTFDAKKMKDMMELGVNRVSLGVQAFQEELLKACGRAHGLREVYEAIEIVGSCGVENWSMDIISSLPHQTPEMWEESLRLTVEACPTHVSVYDLQVEQGTKFGLLYTPGEFPLPSETRSSEFYRMASRTLSDAGYNHYEISSYCKSGYHCKHNLTYWKNKPFYAFGLGSASYVDGVRFSRPKRMKEYTGYVENLENGLVDSCESNRSAQDMATDVLMLSLRTSRGLDLKSFGEEYGSSLVLALCKAYKPYVESGHVVFLDEHRRAMAADELNALLVNEDKIERSPAYIRLSDPDGFLLSNELISLAFAVVAP